Proteins encoded in a region of the Vibrio ponticus genome:
- a CDS encoding TorD/DmsD family molecular chaperone, with translation MPYEITLFRLLGGLFYYSPHSEDGQNILNAFATQDDELLTNLAKLAKDVASDTLEADYFNLLQGSGDMPCPPWGSVYLDKENALFGSSTIEYREFTRQLGMECDTGLREPEDHIGLMLMLVSLLLEQDKRAEANQLISQHLMPFAPIMLTGMQKHADTEFYRQLAAFTFAWLHFYCEEQQLQSAERRNYWQEAE, from the coding sequence ATGCCATACGAAATTACGCTTTTTCGCCTATTAGGCGGTCTATTTTACTACTCTCCTCACTCTGAAGATGGTCAAAACATCTTAAATGCATTTGCGACACAAGATGACGAGTTATTAACAAATCTTGCAAAACTCGCGAAGGACGTTGCCAGTGACACTCTAGAAGCCGACTACTTCAATTTGTTGCAAGGTAGCGGTGATATGCCTTGCCCACCATGGGGATCGGTATACTTAGATAAAGAGAATGCGCTATTTGGTTCTTCAACCATTGAGTATCGTGAATTTACCCGCCAACTCGGTATGGAGTGTGATACGGGTTTGCGTGAACCAGAAGATCATATCGGCTTAATGCTCATGCTGGTGTCACTGCTGCTTGAGCAAGATAAGCGTGCAGAAGCGAATCAACTGATTAGCCAGCACTTGATGCCATTCGCACCAATCATGCTAACTGGTATGCAGAAACACGCCGACACGGAATTTTATCGCCAACTGGCTGCATTCACTTTTGCTTGGCTCCATTTCTACTGCGAAGAACAGCAATTGCAAAGCGCAGAACGCCGCAATTATTGGCAAGAGGCAGAGTAA
- a CDS encoding DMSO/selenate family reductase complex B subunit: MKQYGFYIDSSKCTGCKTCQLSCKDNKDLDVGRNYRRVYEYAGGNWVEDNGTWRQDVFSYYVSVACNHCSNPACTKVCPSGAMHKREDGFVVVDTDKCIGCQYCSMACPYGAPQYNKEKGHMTKCDGCYERVAEGLNPVCVDSCPLRALEFGPIDELRAKYGTNAEVAPLPPASLTQPNIVIKPNRHARPCGDTTGFLANPKEV; this comes from the coding sequence ATGAAACAATACGGCTTTTATATTGATTCAAGCAAGTGTACCGGTTGTAAAACGTGTCAGCTTTCTTGTAAAGACAACAAAGACCTAGATGTAGGTCGTAACTACCGTCGTGTGTATGAATACGCAGGTGGTAACTGGGTAGAAGATAACGGTACTTGGCGCCAAGATGTGTTCTCTTACTACGTGTCGGTTGCGTGTAACCACTGTAGCAACCCAGCGTGTACTAAAGTGTGCCCAAGTGGTGCCATGCACAAGCGTGAAGACGGCTTTGTCGTAGTTGACACCGACAAGTGTATCGGTTGTCAGTACTGCTCAATGGCTTGTCCTTACGGCGCTCCTCAGTACAACAAAGAAAAAGGTCACATGACTAAGTGTGATGGCTGTTACGAGCGTGTCGCTGAAGGTTTGAACCCAGTATGTGTGGATTCTTGTCCACTGCGTGCATTGGAGTTTGGTCCTATCGATGAGCTGCGTGCGAAATACGGCACCAATGCCGAAGTCGCGCCGCTACCGCCAGCGTCACTGACTCAACCAAATATCGTCATTAAACCAAACCGCCATGCACGTCCTTGTGGAGACACCACAGGCTTCTTGGCTAACCCGAAGGAGGTGTAA
- the pta gene encoding phosphate acetyltransferase: MSRTIMLIPTSAGVGLTSVSMGVLRTMERKGVKVSFYKPIAQPRSGGDQPDLTSTIVGANSDMQIGTPMQMSVAESLIGNDNMDELLETIVERYNQINKDADVTLIEGLVPTRKHPFANQVNAEIAATLGAEIVLVATPGLDNPAQLKERIEVACSNFGGTKNKNISGVIINKLNAPVDEAGRTRPDLSEMFDDADSAQTNEMKVMEIFNTSPIRVLGCVPWSIDLIATRAIDMAQHLNADIINAGDIATRRIKSITFCARSLPNMIEHFKPGSLLVTSADRPDVIVAAALAAMNGVEIGAILLTGGYDIPQEIEGLCKPAFDTGLPIFKAQGNTWQTSLNLQSFSIEVPADDKERIEFINDHVAGHIDGNWIESMTEGTQKSRRLSPPAFRYQLTEFARKAAKRIVLPEGDEPRTVKAAAICAERGIAECVLLGNPDEIRRVAAQQGVELGAGVTIINSDEVRENYVARLVELRGSKGMTEVVAREKLQDSVFLGTMMLENDEVDGLVSGAVHTTANTIVPPFQIIKTAPDASIVSSVFFMLLPDQVLVYGDCAINPDPTAEQLAEIAIQSADSAAAFGIEPRVAMISYSTGESGKGADVDKVREATKLAQEKRPDLIIDGPLQYDAAIMENVAASKAPNSPVAGKATVFVFPDLNTGNTTYKAVQRSADLVSIGPMLQGMRKPVNDLSRGALVDDIVYTVALTAIQADQAEQAREKAVN, encoded by the coding sequence ATGTCTCGTACTATTATGCTTATCCCTACTAGCGCTGGTGTTGGTCTTACTAGTGTTAGCATGGGTGTTCTTCGCACTATGGAGCGCAAGGGCGTTAAAGTTTCTTTCTACAAGCCTATCGCACAGCCACGTTCTGGCGGCGATCAGCCTGATCTAACTTCTACTATCGTTGGCGCAAACAGCGATATGCAGATCGGCACTCCAATGCAAATGTCTGTTGCTGAAAGCCTAATCGGTAACGACAACATGGATGAGCTTCTAGAAACTATCGTTGAACGTTACAACCAAATCAACAAAGATGCGGACGTAACACTTATCGAAGGTCTAGTACCAACTCGTAAGCACCCATTTGCAAACCAAGTGAACGCTGAAATCGCGGCAACTCTTGGCGCAGAGATCGTACTTGTTGCGACTCCTGGTCTAGATAACCCAGCTCAGCTTAAAGAACGTATCGAAGTAGCATGTTCTAACTTCGGCGGTACTAAGAACAAAAACATCTCTGGTGTAATCATCAACAAGCTTAACGCTCCTGTTGACGAAGCTGGTCGTACTCGTCCAGATCTATCAGAAATGTTTGACGATGCAGACAGCGCACAAACTAACGAAATGAAAGTGATGGAAATCTTCAACACTTCTCCAATTCGTGTACTTGGTTGCGTGCCTTGGTCAATCGATCTAATCGCAACTCGCGCGATCGACATGGCTCAACACCTAAATGCTGACATCATCAACGCTGGTGACATCGCGACTCGTCGCATCAAGAGCATCACGTTCTGTGCACGTTCACTACCAAACATGATTGAGCACTTCAAACCAGGCTCTCTACTTGTTACTTCTGCTGACCGTCCTGACGTTATCGTTGCAGCGGCACTAGCAGCAATGAACGGCGTAGAAATCGGCGCAATCCTATTGACTGGCGGTTACGACATCCCTCAAGAAATTGAAGGTCTATGTAAACCAGCATTCGATACTGGCCTACCTATCTTCAAAGCACAAGGTAACACTTGGCAGACGTCGCTGAACCTGCAAAGCTTCAGCATCGAAGTTCCAGCTGACGATAAAGAGCGTATCGAGTTCATCAACGATCACGTTGCAGGTCACATCGACGGCAACTGGATCGAGTCTATGACTGAAGGCACTCAGAAGTCTCGTCGTCTAAGCCCACCAGCATTCCGTTACCAGCTAACTGAATTCGCTCGTAAAGCGGCTAAACGTATCGTTCTTCCTGAAGGTGACGAGCCACGTACAGTTAAAGCTGCGGCTATCTGTGCTGAGCGCGGTATCGCGGAATGTGTGCTGTTAGGTAACCCAGACGAAATCCGTCGCGTTGCTGCACAACAAGGCGTTGAGCTAGGTGCTGGCGTAACTATCATCAACTCTGATGAAGTACGTGAAAACTACGTTGCTCGTCTAGTTGAGCTACGTGGCTCTAAAGGTATGACTGAAGTAGTGGCTCGTGAGAAACTACAAGATTCAGTATTCCTAGGCACAATGATGCTTGAGAACGACGAAGTTGACGGCCTAGTTTCTGGTGCTGTTCACACTACGGCGAACACTATCGTTCCTCCGTTCCAAATCATCAAGACTGCACCTGATGCGTCAATCGTATCTTCTGTGTTCTTCATGCTACTACCTGACCAAGTACTGGTTTACGGTGACTGTGCGATCAACCCAGATCCAACAGCTGAACAGCTTGCTGAAATCGCTATCCAATCTGCTGACTCTGCAGCAGCATTCGGTATCGAACCACGCGTAGCAATGATCTCTTACTCTACTGGTGAATCTGGTAAGGGTGCAGACGTTGATAAAGTACGTGAAGCAACTAAGCTAGCTCAAGAGAAACGTCCTGATCTAATCATCGATGGTCCTCTACAGTACGACGCAGCAATCATGGAAAACGTAGCAGCTTCTAAAGCTCCTAACTCTCCAGTAGCTGGTAAAGCAACTGTATTCGTATTCCCAGACCTAAACACTGGTAACACGACTTACAAAGCAGTACAACGCTCAGCAGACCTAGTTTCTATCGGTCCAATGCTGCAAGGTATGCGCAAGCCAGTTAACGACCTGTCTCGTGGCGCTCTAGTAGACGATATCGTGTACACAGTAGCACTAACTGCGATCCAAGCAGATCAAGCTGAACAAGCTCGTGAAAAAGCAGTTAACTAA
- a CDS encoding MgtC/SapB family protein gives MELTNFVAQEHTIWNLFIALLLGAIVGTQRGWVMRNSVEGSRVAGIRTFSLVGLLGGLVGILAAHYSPLLIGFALIALVILACIAFVIQQKKSEDISITGVVSLIVTFVLGTLAVSGEAVLAAAAAVITAVVLDNKKELHQALQKLQEYELDAALRLLLISIVLLPLLPNQTYGPWNALNPYEIWWMVVLIASISFVGYFAIKIGGTKRGILFTSVFAGLSSSTALTLQFSHLSREQANISPLLASGILLSCGTMFPRLLIVLSVLNPQLVKILWPIVLVMMVALYLPAWWIWRSSKIETVEQPNQKTNPLALQSALFFGVVLAVIMLLSHALSDWFGNAGTLILAALSGITDVDAISLALGRQSTQTLSVQTAALGIFIAASVNTIVKMGMVVSIGNKALWSKVAPVMIGCVLSGGAVLVVMA, from the coding sequence ATGGAACTAACGAATTTCGTTGCTCAAGAGCATACCATTTGGAATCTGTTTATCGCTTTACTACTCGGTGCTATCGTTGGTACTCAGCGTGGTTGGGTGATGCGTAATAGCGTTGAGGGCAGTCGAGTCGCTGGCATCCGCACATTCTCCTTGGTTGGGCTACTCGGCGGTCTCGTGGGTATTCTCGCGGCTCATTACTCTCCGTTACTGATTGGCTTTGCTCTGATCGCTTTGGTGATACTGGCTTGCATTGCTTTTGTTATCCAACAGAAGAAAAGTGAAGATATTAGTATTACTGGTGTGGTGAGTTTAATTGTCACATTCGTCCTTGGCACATTAGCGGTGTCAGGCGAAGCCGTTTTAGCCGCCGCGGCAGCGGTGATCACGGCTGTCGTCCTAGATAACAAGAAAGAACTGCACCAAGCACTGCAAAAGCTGCAAGAGTACGAACTCGATGCCGCGTTACGTTTATTACTTATCTCAATAGTGCTGTTGCCGCTACTGCCAAATCAAACCTATGGTCCATGGAATGCCCTTAATCCCTATGAGATCTGGTGGATGGTGGTACTGATCGCCAGTATCTCTTTCGTTGGTTATTTTGCGATTAAGATTGGTGGCACTAAACGAGGCATTTTGTTTACCTCGGTGTTTGCCGGGCTTAGCTCCTCGACGGCATTGACTCTGCAGTTTTCTCACTTGTCGCGAGAACAAGCCAATATTAGCCCGCTACTCGCCAGCGGTATCTTGCTTAGTTGCGGCACCATGTTTCCACGTTTATTGATTGTTTTGTCGGTGCTGAATCCACAATTGGTCAAAATACTTTGGCCGATTGTGTTAGTGATGATGGTGGCGCTCTATTTGCCGGCGTGGTGGATCTGGCGCAGCAGTAAGATTGAAACCGTTGAACAGCCAAATCAGAAAACCAACCCGTTGGCACTTCAATCAGCGCTATTCTTTGGCGTGGTGCTGGCGGTGATCATGTTGTTAAGCCACGCATTGTCGGATTGGTTTGGTAACGCGGGTACTTTGATTTTGGCTGCGCTTTCAGGCATTACTGATGTGGATGCTATCTCACTTGCGCTAGGGCGACAAAGTACACAAACATTAAGCGTGCAGACTGCGGCTCTAGGGATTTTTATTGCCGCTTCAGTTAATACCATTGTCAAAATGGGGATGGTGGTCAGTATCGGCAACAAAGCGCTATGGTCAAAAGTTGCACCGGTAATGATTGGTTGCGTGCTTTCGGGTGGGGCGGTGTTGGTTGTGATGGCTTGA
- a CDS encoding DmsC/YnfH family molybdoenzyme membrane anchor subunit, producing the protein MAWHEWPLIVFTVLAQTSVGAFLVLATMLLTKQLSTGAEERLHKAMFGLWAVMGLGFLASIMHLGSPLRAMNALNMVGSSWLSNEIASGSVFFALGGLFWLLSVLDKGSEAIRKALMIGAMVVGIVFMYAMAMVYMIDTVPTWYTSLTPAAFVVTMLVSGTALAQLLLSVANHDNSAADKVLPAMGLIGLFAVAILVMQLTAHLGAIETSVAAALSVVPDYSSLQTTRLALLSAGIALWLLPVVRRTPITAAPMAIAFALIVVSELIGRGVFYGMHMTAGM; encoded by the coding sequence ATGGCATGGCATGAATGGCCACTTATCGTTTTCACGGTATTGGCACAAACCTCTGTAGGTGCGTTTTTAGTATTAGCGACGATGCTTTTGACCAAGCAGCTTTCAACCGGTGCTGAAGAGCGCCTGCATAAAGCGATGTTTGGTCTTTGGGCGGTGATGGGCTTGGGTTTCCTTGCTTCTATCATGCACTTGGGTAGCCCACTGCGCGCAATGAATGCGTTAAACATGGTTGGCAGCTCTTGGCTATCGAATGAAATCGCATCAGGCAGCGTATTCTTCGCACTAGGCGGTCTGTTCTGGCTACTGTCTGTACTAGACAAAGGCAGCGAAGCGATTCGTAAAGCGCTGATGATTGGTGCAATGGTGGTTGGCATTGTGTTTATGTACGCAATGGCAATGGTGTACATGATTGATACTGTACCAACTTGGTATACATCACTCACACCTGCAGCGTTTGTTGTTACCATGCTTGTCAGCGGTACGGCTCTAGCGCAGTTGCTACTTTCTGTAGCAAACCATGATAATTCAGCGGCTGATAAAGTACTGCCTGCGATGGGCTTGATTGGTCTATTTGCCGTGGCGATCTTGGTAATGCAATTAACCGCACACCTAGGTGCGATTGAAACTAGTGTTGCTGCAGCACTATCCGTTGTGCCAGATTACAGTTCACTGCAAACCACTCGTTTAGCGCTGCTATCAGCAGGTATCGCGCTATGGTTACTGCCAGTCGTGCGCCGCACTCCGATTACTGCTGCGCCAATGGCGATTGCATTTGCATTGATCGTGGTGTCTGAACTGATTGGTCGTGGCGTGTTTTACGGCATGCACATGACAGCAGGTATGTAG
- a CDS encoding DmsA/YnfE/YnfF family dimethyl sulfoxide reductase produces the protein MKNTLKALMTGGFTRRDFIKSSTAVGGLAATASAISLPFKSSPVAAATNEAIEEKVVWSACTVNCGSRCPLRMHVVDGEIKWVETDNTGDDVYGNHQVRACLRGRSMRRRVYNPDRLKYPMKRVGKRGEGKFKRISWEEAYDEIANNMKRIIKEHGNEAIYLNYGTGTLGGTVTKSWPPGSSLIARMMNLSGGYLNHYGDYSTAQITVGLDYTYGGGWAYGNSFSDLENTKLIVQFGNNPAETRMSGGGLIHHLMESKERSKARMIMIDPRYTDTAGGREDEWIPIRPGTDAAFIAAMAYVMITEDLVDQPFLDKYCVGYDEKTLPASAPAKSDYKSYILGQGPDGIAKTPEWAAQITGIPVDTIIKTAREIGSTKPCAVLQGWGLQRTANGEIAARAIAMLALLTGNVGINGGGTGARESDYNIPFVRFPTLKNPVKASIPMFLWTDAIVRGPEMTATRDGIRGVEQLNVPIKMIWNYAGNCIINQHSDINKTHEILQDDKACELIVVIDNHMTSSAKYADIVLPDLTTSEQADFCMDTKAANMPYFIFADKAIEPQFEAKGIYEICSEISKRMGVGEQFTEGRDQEGWLRHLYALTREQDPTLPDFETMRKLGIYKRRDPNGHYVAYKAFREDPENNPLGTPSGKIEIYSERLANIAATWELQEDEVIHPLPIYVSTFDGWDSKKRDQFPLQLTGFHYKARCHSTYGNVDIIKEAARQEMWINPLDAQQRGIENGDLIRIFNERGEVHIPAKVTPRMMPGVVALGEGAWYAPDKNKVDKGGCINVLTTHRPSPLAKGNPQHTNLVEVQLVKKA, from the coding sequence ATGAAAAATACACTGAAAGCATTAATGACCGGTGGCTTTACGAGACGTGATTTTATCAAGTCTTCGACAGCCGTCGGTGGACTGGCTGCGACGGCCAGCGCAATTTCACTCCCTTTTAAGTCAAGCCCTGTTGCTGCTGCCACTAATGAAGCGATCGAAGAAAAAGTAGTTTGGAGTGCGTGTACCGTAAACTGCGGTAGCCGTTGTCCACTACGTATGCACGTTGTTGATGGCGAAATTAAGTGGGTGGAAACCGATAACACCGGTGACGATGTGTACGGTAACCACCAAGTGCGCGCATGTCTACGTGGCCGCTCAATGCGCCGTCGCGTTTACAACCCAGACCGTTTGAAGTACCCAATGAAGCGCGTCGGTAAGCGTGGTGAAGGTAAATTCAAACGCATCAGTTGGGAAGAAGCGTACGATGAAATCGCTAATAATATGAAGCGCATCATCAAAGAGCACGGTAACGAAGCAATCTACCTCAACTACGGTACCGGTACGCTTGGTGGCACAGTAACGAAGTCTTGGCCTCCAGGTAGCTCGCTAATCGCTCGTATGATGAACCTAAGCGGTGGTTACTTAAACCACTACGGTGATTACTCTACGGCGCAAATCACGGTAGGTCTTGATTACACTTACGGTGGCGGTTGGGCTTACGGTAACTCATTCTCAGATCTTGAGAACACTAAGCTAATTGTTCAGTTCGGTAACAACCCAGCAGAAACGCGTATGTCAGGTGGTGGTCTTATTCACCATTTGATGGAATCTAAAGAGCGCTCAAAAGCTCGTATGATCATGATTGACCCTCGTTACACGGACACGGCAGGTGGTCGTGAAGACGAGTGGATTCCAATTCGTCCAGGTACTGATGCGGCATTTATCGCGGCGATGGCTTACGTGATGATCACGGAAGACCTAGTCGATCAACCTTTCTTAGATAAATACTGTGTTGGTTACGATGAGAAAACGCTACCAGCGTCAGCACCAGCGAAAAGCGATTACAAGTCGTACATTCTAGGTCAAGGTCCTGATGGTATTGCGAAGACGCCTGAGTGGGCTGCGCAAATTACCGGTATCCCAGTGGATACCATCATCAAAACAGCGCGTGAGATTGGCTCAACCAAACCTTGTGCAGTGTTGCAAGGCTGGGGTCTACAGCGTACTGCGAACGGTGAAATCGCGGCACGTGCCATCGCTATGCTTGCACTACTTACAGGTAACGTAGGTATCAATGGTGGTGGTACTGGTGCTCGTGAATCGGATTACAACATCCCATTTGTGCGTTTCCCAACCTTAAAGAACCCAGTGAAAGCGTCGATTCCGATGTTCCTATGGACAGATGCTATTGTGCGTGGTCCTGAAATGACGGCAACACGCGATGGTATCCGTGGCGTTGAGCAGTTGAACGTACCAATCAAGATGATTTGGAACTACGCAGGTAACTGTATCATCAACCAGCATTCTGATATCAATAAGACGCATGAAATCCTGCAAGATGACAAAGCGTGTGAGTTAATTGTGGTGATTGATAACCACATGACTTCATCGGCGAAATACGCGGATATCGTACTGCCTGACTTAACTACATCAGAGCAAGCTGACTTCTGTATGGATACAAAAGCAGCGAACATGCCTTACTTTATCTTCGCTGATAAAGCGATTGAGCCGCAGTTTGAAGCGAAAGGTATCTACGAGATCTGTTCTGAGATTTCGAAACGCATGGGTGTGGGTGAGCAGTTTACCGAAGGTCGCGATCAAGAAGGTTGGCTACGTCACCTTTACGCATTGACTCGTGAGCAAGATCCTACGCTGCCTGATTTTGAAACTATGCGCAAGCTTGGTATCTACAAGCGTCGCGATCCAAACGGTCACTATGTGGCTTACAAAGCATTCCGTGAAGATCCAGAAAACAATCCATTGGGTACGCCTTCTGGCAAGATTGAGATCTACTCAGAGCGTCTAGCGAATATCGCGGCGACTTGGGAACTGCAAGAAGATGAAGTGATTCACCCGCTACCAATCTATGTGTCAACTTTTGATGGTTGGGACTCGAAGAAGCGTGATCAATTCCCACTGCAATTGACCGGTTTCCACTATAAGGCACGTTGTCACTCAACCTACGGCAACGTTGACATCATCAAGGAAGCCGCTCGCCAAGAGATGTGGATTAACCCATTGGATGCGCAGCAGCGTGGCATCGAAAATGGTGATTTGATCCGTATCTTCAACGAACGCGGTGAAGTGCATATCCCAGCGAAAGTGACGCCACGTATGATGCCAGGTGTCGTCGCGCTAGGCGAGGGTGCATGGTACGCACCAGATAAGAACAAGGTGGATAAAGGCGGCTGTATTAACGTATTGACGACTCATCGTCCAAGTCCGCTGGCTAAGGGTAACCCTCAGCATACCAACTTAGTAGAAGTTCAACTGGTGAAGAAGGCATAA
- a CDS encoding acetate kinase: MSKLVLVLNCGSSSLKFAVVDAETGAEHLTGLAECLGLPEARMKWKLDGKHEAQLGEGAAHVEALSFMVETILASKPELKANLGAIGHRIVHGGEQFTQSALITDEVLKGIQDAATFAPLHNPAHLIGIEAAKVNFPGLQNVAVFDTAFHQTMPEESYLYALPYNLYKEHGIRRYGMHGTSHLFITREVAGLLNKPVEEVNIINCHLGNGASVCAIKNGQSVDTSMGLTPLEGLVMGTRCGDIDPAIIFHLHDALGYSVEQINNMLTKESGLQGLTEVTSDCRFVEDNYGQKEEATRAMDVFCHRLAKYVAGYTASLEGRLDAITFTGGIGENSGPIREMVLNRLAIFGIEVDSEANLKARFGGEGTITTANSRIPAMVISTNEELVIAEDTARLAGL; the protein is encoded by the coding sequence ATGTCTAAGCTAGTATTAGTTTTAAACTGTGGTAGTTCTTCTCTTAAATTTGCTGTTGTTGATGCAGAAACTGGTGCTGAGCACCTAACCGGTCTTGCTGAGTGTCTTGGTCTACCAGAAGCTCGTATGAAATGGAAACTTGATGGCAAGCACGAAGCTCAACTAGGCGAAGGCGCAGCTCACGTAGAAGCACTATCTTTCATGGTAGAAACTATTCTTGCTTCTAAGCCTGAGCTTAAAGCTAACCTAGGCGCTATCGGTCACCGTATCGTACACGGTGGCGAGCAGTTCACTCAATCTGCACTTATTACTGATGAAGTTCTAAAGGGTATTCAAGACGCTGCGACTTTCGCACCTCTTCACAACCCTGCGCACCTTATCGGTATCGAAGCTGCGAAAGTAAACTTCCCTGGCCTACAAAACGTTGCTGTATTTGACACTGCGTTCCACCAAACTATGCCTGAAGAGTCTTACCTATACGCTCTACCGTACAACCTGTACAAAGAGCACGGCATCCGTCGTTACGGCATGCACGGTACTTCTCACCTATTCATCACGCGTGAAGTTGCAGGTCTACTAAACAAACCAGTTGAAGAAGTTAACATCATCAACTGTCACCTAGGCAACGGCGCATCTGTATGTGCAATCAAGAACGGTCAATCTGTAGATACTTCTATGGGTCTAACTCCTCTTGAAGGTCTAGTAATGGGTACTCGTTGTGGTGACATCGATCCTGCGATCATTTTCCACCTACACGACGCACTAGGTTACTCTGTAGAGCAAATCAACAACATGCTAACTAAAGAGTCTGGCCTACAAGGTCTAACTGAAGTGACTTCAGACTGTCGTTTCGTTGAAGACAACTACGGTCAAAAAGAAGAAGCAACTCGTGCAATGGACGTGTTCTGTCACCGTCTAGCTAAATACGTAGCAGGTTACACAGCTTCTCTAGAAGGTCGTCTAGACGCAATCACTTTCACTGGCGGTATCGGCGAGAACTCTGGCCCAATCCGTGAGATGGTTCTTAACCGTCTAGCTATCTTCGGTATCGAAGTAGACAGCGAAGCAAACCTTAAAGCGCGTTTCGGTGGTGAAGGCACTATCACTACTGCAAACAGCCGCATCCCAGCAATGGTTATCTCTACTAACGAAGAGCTAGTTATCGCTGAAGACACTGCTCGTCTAGCAGGTCTGTAA
- a CDS encoding DUF3081 domain-containing protein — protein sequence MENELDPTKVLQAYECVMNNGTPTEFGKIYEGVEAFSDYDGYNVFLRGNGVELKVGFHNTYHLEYDQEHLRDSFLKKVAMLAK from the coding sequence ATGGAAAACGAGCTAGATCCGACCAAAGTATTGCAAGCGTATGAGTGTGTGATGAACAACGGCACACCAACTGAATTTGGCAAGATATATGAGGGGGTCGAAGCCTTCTCCGACTATGACGGCTATAACGTTTTCTTGCGCGGCAATGGCGTTGAATTAAAAGTAGGTTTCCACAACACCTATCATTTAGAGTACGACCAAGAGCACCTACGCGATAGCTTTCTAAAAAAAGTGGCGATGCTCGCCAAGTAG
- a CDS encoding 4Fe-4S dicluster domain-containing protein — MKPDSIELAIELNEMNSSRRGFFRAVSRGVTQSIEEPQAVINASRPLGAVEEELFNRLCNQCGDCVTACPQGVLSMQANGPIMDLSLNHCNFCTECIAVCPTQALNMLNTTDTGWRPTFSQSCNARLFGNCQECVDDCPKQALTLLDNDTPTLHDNCNGCGECLASCYIGAITLVEKR, encoded by the coding sequence ATGAAACCAGACAGTATCGAACTAGCTATTGAGCTTAATGAAATGAACAGCAGTCGCCGTGGTTTCTTTCGTGCTGTCTCACGAGGCGTGACACAATCGATTGAAGAACCGCAGGCGGTGATTAACGCTTCTCGCCCTCTCGGAGCGGTTGAAGAAGAGTTATTTAACCGCCTATGTAATCAATGTGGTGATTGCGTTACCGCATGCCCGCAAGGCGTACTAAGCATGCAGGCAAATGGTCCAATCATGGATCTCAGCCTCAATCACTGCAACTTTTGTACTGAATGTATTGCAGTTTGTCCTACTCAAGCATTGAATATGCTAAACACGACAGATACCGGTTGGCGACCAACATTCAGCCAAAGCTGCAATGCTCGTCTATTTGGAAACTGCCAAGAGTGTGTCGATGATTGCCCTAAACAAGCGCTGACACTGCTCGATAACGACACACCAACACTTCACGATAACTGCAACGGTTGTGGCGAGTGTCTTGCCAGTTGCTATATTGGCGCGATCACCCTAGTCGAAAAACGCTAG